One Egicoccus halophilus genomic region harbors:
- a CDS encoding AAA family ATPase, with protein MTANSKPPRKRGGQPSSARANGRRLVAVPDDEDEQAWDEFDDDAAVYPYVDAAGELLFEVVREPDKRFRQRRPDGKGGSVWKLGDVERVAYRLPRVLEAVANGERIHVCEGEKDVGALEEAGEVATCNPGGAGKNLATLDVLRGAAEVWVWQDRDDVGRSHAAKVVARLADHVASIRVVEAAQGKDAADHLAAGYGVEGAVEVKVKAQPEASPYESPDRRLQAVVGALKAQQTDVHQWEARCPGHDDRNPSLSITLGEDGYPKLHCHAGCTEDDGWPGFRTLLLETVGVPSWALGKADEDAVEVELKRLLGELDEADRDHIGRMLTKEQLHALEPPDWLVDGYLPRVGVAVLYGQPGIGKTLELIAISESVARGAAWHGRPTRQGAVVFYEGEGLAEFGPRIRAYEAKHAHDGDEAPMLFDAEGIDLTSLPSLAATVRTVRRLAKDSPYPVRLLVVEPLIENMSGDENAEGMDAASRGLRALARALDLCVLVGHHTNASGERARGNDKLRARVHSMFRMEPLGTASNARAIVAEKQRNGPLLALEVLMVEAAGSVVFQHVREVSSDEFVSQRDERREQAQQMKRAARKEADRSKARELLSAAITDNPGASQKKVVSACKSKGIGTGALEDELEAMRQDGAVRVETGPGTMKRHFPTVRERAAMTVARRTQMPDPPDPGSTPGRGRRPRRRTSNLS; from the coding sequence ATGACGGCCAACAGCAAGCCCCCTCGCAAGCGAGGGGGCCAGCCAAGCTCTGCCCGAGCTAACGGTCGCCGACTCGTTGCCGTCCCGGACGACGAGGACGAGCAGGCTTGGGACGAGTTCGACGATGACGCGGCCGTCTACCCGTATGTGGATGCGGCGGGTGAGCTGCTGTTCGAGGTCGTCCGAGAGCCTGACAAGCGGTTCCGTCAGCGACGCCCGGATGGGAAGGGCGGTTCGGTCTGGAAGCTCGGGGACGTCGAGCGTGTCGCGTATCGGCTGCCACGGGTACTTGAAGCCGTCGCCAACGGGGAGCGCATCCACGTCTGCGAGGGCGAGAAGGACGTTGGGGCACTGGAGGAGGCCGGCGAGGTGGCGACGTGCAACCCCGGCGGCGCTGGGAAGAACCTCGCAACGCTCGATGTGCTCCGCGGCGCGGCGGAGGTCTGGGTCTGGCAAGACCGCGACGATGTCGGCCGTTCCCATGCCGCCAAGGTCGTAGCGAGGCTGGCCGATCACGTCGCCTCCATCCGCGTCGTCGAGGCAGCACAAGGCAAGGACGCGGCGGACCACCTCGCGGCTGGGTACGGAGTCGAGGGCGCGGTCGAGGTCAAGGTCAAGGCTCAACCCGAAGCGTCGCCGTACGAGTCCCCGGACCGAAGGCTCCAGGCCGTGGTCGGGGCGCTCAAGGCGCAGCAGACCGACGTCCACCAGTGGGAAGCGCGCTGTCCAGGCCACGACGACCGCAACCCATCCCTCTCCATCACGCTGGGCGAGGACGGCTACCCGAAGCTCCACTGCCACGCCGGTTGCACCGAGGACGACGGATGGCCTGGCTTCCGCACGCTGCTGTTGGAGACCGTGGGCGTCCCTTCGTGGGCACTCGGCAAGGCCGACGAGGACGCCGTCGAGGTCGAGCTCAAGCGGTTGCTCGGCGAGCTTGACGAAGCCGACCGGGACCACATCGGTCGGATGCTCACCAAGGAGCAGCTTCACGCGCTCGAACCGCCGGACTGGCTCGTCGACGGCTACCTGCCGCGCGTCGGCGTGGCAGTCCTCTACGGCCAACCCGGAATCGGCAAGACCCTCGAACTCATCGCCATCAGCGAGTCGGTCGCTCGCGGTGCTGCCTGGCATGGGCGACCGACGCGGCAGGGCGCGGTTGTGTTCTACGAAGGGGAAGGGCTCGCGGAGTTCGGACCTCGCATCCGTGCCTACGAGGCCAAGCATGCTCACGATGGCGACGAAGCGCCGATGCTGTTCGACGCCGAGGGCATCGACTTGACCTCGTTGCCGTCGCTAGCTGCGACGGTCAGGACCGTTCGCAGGCTCGCCAAGGACTCCCCGTACCCGGTTCGGCTGCTCGTGGTTGAGCCGCTCATCGAGAACATGAGCGGCGACGAGAACGCCGAGGGGATGGACGCGGCCAGCCGCGGCCTACGCGCATTGGCGCGGGCACTCGACCTCTGTGTGCTCGTCGGCCACCACACGAACGCCTCCGGTGAGCGAGCCCGAGGCAACGACAAGCTCCGCGCGCGGGTCCATTCGATGTTCCGGATGGAGCCGCTGGGGACGGCCTCGAACGCTCGCGCCATCGTTGCCGAGAAGCAGAGGAACGGTCCGCTCTTGGCGCTGGAGGTACTGATGGTCGAGGCGGCCGGGTCGGTCGTCTTCCAACACGTCCGCGAGGTCAGTTCAGACGAGTTCGTGAGCCAACGAGACGAGCGCCGCGAGCAGGCGCAGCAGATGAAGCGTGCTGCTCGCAAGGAGGCCGACCGGTCGAAGGCGCGCGAGCTGCTGTCCGCGGCGATCACCGACAACCCCGGCGCCAGCCAGAAGAAGGTCGTGTCGGCATGCAAGAGCAAGGGCATCGGGACGGGCGCGCTCGAGGATGAGCTGGAGGCCATGCGACAGGACGGAGCTGTCCGAGTGGAGACCGGCCCGGGAACGATGAAGAGGCACTTCCCGACGGTGCGGGAGCGGGCGGCGATGACGGTGGCTAGGCGAACGCAGATGCCCGACCCGCCCGACCCCGGGTCGACCCCGGGTCGGGGCCGTCGCCCACGACGAAGAACTTCCAACCTGAGTTGA
- a CDS encoding helix-turn-helix domain-containing protein translates to MPDDEAKNPDPLLNSADAAAYLGVTEAWVRRARCNKKLDCVKVGHHTRYRRSVLDAFIEANTDVAGSR, encoded by the coding sequence GTGCCAGACGACGAAGCCAAGAACCCCGACCCGCTACTGAACTCGGCCGACGCGGCGGCCTACCTCGGCGTGACTGAGGCGTGGGTCCGTCGAGCCCGCTGCAACAAGAAGCTCGATTGCGTGAAGGTCGGGCACCACACCCGCTACCGCCGCAGCGTCCTCGACGCATTCATCGAAGCCAACACCGACGTCGCGGGCTCGCGATGA
- a CDS encoding DNA-methyltransferase — MLNLKDDTDYVVHADNAEVLPALPDASFQLVYIDPPFNTGKTQQRRTLKATRSESGEHVGFGGNRYDISELARRGYLDAYDDYLSFIGPRLEEAHRLLSQDGTLYFHIDYREAHYCKVLLDSIFGRDAFLNEIIWAYDYGGRARDRWPAKHDTILVYVKSPKNHYFDQEAISRIPYMAPGLVSKEKAARGKLPTDVWWHTIVPTNGSEKTGYPNQKPEGILRRVIQASTTADGRVLDFFAGSGTTGAVARELGRRFVMVDSNSEAVEVMGQRLGSRGISYVDINGDDATPSSVEDAEVSLF; from the coding sequence GTGCTCAACCTCAAGGACGATACGGACTACGTCGTCCATGCGGACAACGCCGAAGTGCTTCCGGCGTTGCCCGACGCCTCGTTCCAGCTGGTCTACATCGACCCTCCGTTCAACACGGGGAAGACGCAGCAGCGTCGCACGCTGAAGGCAACTCGGTCGGAGTCCGGCGAGCACGTGGGCTTTGGTGGGAATCGGTATGACATCTCGGAGTTGGCTCGGCGCGGCTATCTGGATGCGTACGATGACTACTTGTCCTTCATAGGTCCTCGACTTGAGGAAGCGCATCGCTTGTTGTCTCAGGATGGAACTCTCTACTTCCACATTGACTATCGGGAAGCGCACTACTGCAAGGTTCTTCTCGACAGCATCTTCGGTCGAGATGCATTCCTGAACGAAATCATCTGGGCCTACGACTACGGCGGGCGAGCCCGTGACCGGTGGCCGGCGAAGCACGACACAATCCTCGTATACGTGAAGAGCCCGAAGAATCACTACTTCGACCAAGAAGCCATCTCGCGCATTCCATACATGGCGCCGGGACTCGTCTCCAAGGAGAAGGCAGCAAGAGGAAAGCTCCCGACCGATGTCTGGTGGCACACCATCGTGCCGACGAACGGCTCGGAGAAAACCGGATACCCGAATCAGAAGCCCGAGGGCATTCTGCGACGGGTCATCCAGGCTTCAACGACGGCTGATGGGCGCGTTCTCGACTTCTTCGCGGGTAGCGGCACAACGGGCGCGGTCGCTCGCGAGCTGGGCCGACGCTTCGTCATGGTCGACTCGAATTCCGAAGCAGTCGAGGTGATGGGGCAGCGCTTGGGCTCGCGCGGCATCAGTTACGTCGACATCAACGGCGACGATGCCACGCCCTCCTCCGTCGAAGACGCCGAAGTGAGCCTTTTCTGA
- a CDS encoding S-layer homology domain-containing protein codes for MPTPRRRTLLLVLCLASLAIAVPAAAHHVFSDVPSSSTHHDAISELAGSGITAGCATDPPRFCAGNAVNRGQMAAFLTRGLPRVSADHSTTTLADGSGVPVTVTVEATGDRGGTGYVVLQGSLTVHAEQATACPCEVEAFVFRARDEAQGPSSWSVLTGQAGASGVSSVSLPVTWAVPQASGTTDEYRVAVFVDGAPASARAEASLTAMTSPFGEVPQP; via the coding sequence ATGCCGACCCCCCGCCGCCGCACCCTGTTGCTGGTGCTGTGCCTGGCCTCCCTGGCCATCGCCGTGCCGGCCGCGGCTCACCACGTCTTCAGCGACGTGCCCTCGAGCAGCACCCATCACGACGCGATCTCCGAGCTGGCCGGCTCGGGCATCACCGCCGGGTGCGCGACCGACCCGCCGCGCTTCTGTGCCGGCAACGCGGTCAACCGCGGGCAGATGGCGGCATTCCTGACCCGCGGCCTGCCCCGCGTGAGCGCCGATCACAGCACCACCACGCTCGCCGACGGCAGCGGGGTGCCGGTCACCGTCACCGTCGAGGCGACGGGGGACCGCGGGGGCACCGGGTACGTGGTGCTGCAGGGATCGCTGACGGTGCACGCCGAGCAGGCCACCGCGTGTCCGTGTGAGGTCGAGGCGTTCGTGTTCCGGGCCCGCGACGAGGCGCAGGGACCCTCGTCCTGGTCGGTCCTGACCGGTCAGGCGGGGGCGAGCGGTGTCAGCAGCGTGTCCCTGCCGGTCACCTGGGCCGTGCCGCAGGCCTCGGGCACGACCGACGAGTACCGGGTCGCGGTGTTCGTCGACGGGGCGCCCGCCTCGGCGCGTGCGGAAGCGAGTCTGACCGCGATGACCAGCCCGTTCGGTGAGGTGCCCCAGCCCTGA
- a CDS encoding LGFP repeat-containing protein, translated as MTATSTTGPVETRAAGTDTPLSVRLVDRVGRALAGRGLSRRRFLGRVAVVGSAMAIDPIRYTLRPGTAYAQVCGTGASCSSGWTAFCCSVNDGANTCPPGSYAAGWWRIDDSPFCMGRARYVIDCNRSPSASCNCRCADDPCDQRRVCCNNFRYGQCNTQVAGVTEVVCRVVTCIAPWEWDASCNRTVRVDNRTRSHNSTCLPQRDATFIDLRYQDLGLSGSILGRPTTPERGGAAGGRYRRYDNGSIHYRQATGALAVYGSIDAVHRELGGDTSPLGYPTTEVTAVGDGAGTSVRYQGGTIYLRSRSATPQPVVGAFDERFRALGGPRGRLGYPMGTTRTGGGVIVSFQHSTLAQAAGGPMVELRRDVVEATRRWPSGPDAVGLPVAEETTSGTARLQRFERGIVTQTRGGTLFPIGDDLAVRYLEAGGPGGSWGRPLRSASSVAGGRGRRLDLVEGALFTGEGTGVRHLSGPVLAAYDDAGGPDGRLGLPTSDVVAVPGGRRRASFEGGAIVVGSDGRAQILERRPARRPAAVSGTGPDGTAPRSPRRPSDLP; from the coding sequence ATGACGGCCACCTCCACGACCGGCCCGGTCGAGACGCGCGCTGCCGGCACCGACACCCCGCTGAGCGTCCGGCTCGTCGACCGGGTGGGTCGGGCGCTGGCCGGTCGCGGCCTGTCGCGCCGCCGGTTCCTGGGGCGGGTCGCCGTCGTCGGCTCGGCGATGGCGATCGACCCGATCCGCTACACGCTGCGGCCAGGGACGGCGTACGCGCAGGTCTGCGGGACCGGGGCGTCCTGCTCGAGCGGGTGGACCGCGTTCTGCTGCAGCGTCAACGACGGGGCCAACACCTGCCCGCCGGGGTCGTACGCCGCCGGGTGGTGGCGCATCGACGACTCGCCGTTCTGCATGGGACGTGCCCGCTACGTCATCGACTGCAACCGCAGCCCCTCGGCGTCCTGCAACTGCCGCTGCGCCGATGATCCCTGTGACCAGCGGCGGGTCTGCTGCAACAACTTCCGCTACGGCCAGTGCAACACGCAGGTCGCCGGGGTGACCGAGGTCGTCTGCCGGGTCGTGACCTGCATCGCGCCGTGGGAGTGGGACGCGTCCTGCAACCGCACGGTGCGGGTGGACAACCGCACCCGCAGTCACAACTCGACCTGTCTGCCGCAACGCGACGCCACCTTCATCGACCTCAGGTACCAGGACCTGGGTCTGTCCGGCTCGATCCTCGGGCGTCCCACCACGCCGGAACGGGGCGGAGCCGCGGGCGGGCGCTACCGCCGCTACGACAACGGTTCGATCCACTACCGCCAGGCCACGGGTGCACTGGCGGTGTACGGCTCGATCGACGCCGTCCACCGCGAGCTCGGCGGGGACACCTCGCCGCTGGGCTATCCCACCACCGAGGTGACCGCCGTCGGTGACGGCGCCGGCACCTCCGTGCGCTACCAGGGCGGAACCATCTACCTGCGTTCGCGCTCGGCGACCCCGCAACCGGTCGTCGGCGCCTTCGACGAACGCTTCCGCGCGCTCGGCGGCCCCCGCGGGCGCCTGGGCTACCCGATGGGCACGACCCGCACCGGCGGCGGCGTGATCGTCTCGTTCCAGCACAGCACGCTGGCGCAGGCCGCCGGCGGACCCATGGTCGAGCTGCGCCGTGACGTGGTGGAGGCGACCCGTCGCTGGCCGAGCGGGCCGGACGCGGTCGGACTGCCGGTCGCCGAGGAGACCACCTCCGGCACCGCCCGTCTGCAGCGCTTCGAGCGCGGCATCGTCACCCAGACCCGGGGCGGGACGCTGTTCCCGATCGGCGACGACCTGGCGGTGCGCTACCTCGAGGCTGGCGGCCCCGGTGGTTCCTGGGGGCGGCCGCTGCGCTCCGCGAGCAGTGTCGCCGGTGGACGCGGCCGCCGGCTCGACCTCGTCGAGGGAGCGCTGTTCACCGGCGAGGGGACGGGGGTCCGCCACCTGTCCGGCCCGGTGCTCGCCGCCTACGACGACGCCGGCGGTCCCGACGGCCGGCTCGGTCTGCCGACCAGCGACGTCGTGGCCGTCCCGGGCGGCCGACGGCGTGCGTCGTTCGAGGGTGGCGCGATCGTCGTCGGTTCCGACGGCCGCGCGCAGATCCTCGAACGACGCCCCGCACGCCGCCCGGCCGCCGTCTCGGGCACCGGACCGGACGGCACCGCGCCGCGGTCGCCCCGACGCCCCAGCGACCTGCCCTGA
- a CDS encoding MauE/DoxX family redox-associated membrane protein — MYAVLEAWSPLAAELLLVAVVLGAGLLLPAGLAKLRRPQDAGDALGWRGARARLLVRTIGAGELGLAVLVLVVGGRLPLVGLALAYGAFTLVAARQWRRGASCGCFGQAAAPAGPLHVTIDAVVTVAAAVAALAPNLALLGSPAAGLGLAALPTLVAAVLALVAVASLQQLLGALPDLRAATRRITLPAPRVAPSDPGAGGRA, encoded by the coding sequence ATGTACGCGGTACTCGAGGCGTGGTCGCCGCTGGCGGCCGAGTTGCTGTTGGTCGCCGTCGTGCTCGGCGCCGGTCTGCTGCTGCCCGCGGGACTGGCCAAGCTGCGGCGTCCCCAGGACGCCGGTGACGCGCTCGGCTGGCGCGGCGCCCGCGCCCGGTTGCTGGTGCGCACGATCGGTGCCGGCGAGCTCGGGCTGGCGGTGCTGGTGCTGGTCGTCGGCGGACGCCTGCCGCTGGTCGGCCTGGCCCTCGCCTACGGCGCCTTCACGCTCGTCGCCGCGCGGCAGTGGCGCCGTGGTGCTTCGTGTGGCTGCTTCGGGCAGGCCGCCGCGCCCGCCGGGCCGCTGCACGTCACGATCGACGCGGTGGTGACCGTCGCGGCCGCCGTGGCTGCCCTGGCGCCCAACCTGGCGTTGCTCGGGTCGCCGGCCGCCGGGTTGGGCCTCGCCGCGCTCCCGACCCTGGTCGCCGCCGTCCTGGCGTTGGTGGCCGTCGCCTCGCTCCAGCAACTGCTGGGCGCCTTGCCGGACCTGCGGGCCGCCACCCGCCGCATCACGTTGCCCGCGCCGCGGGTGGCGCCGTCCGACCCGGGCGCCGGAGGTCGCGCATGA